The Edaphobacter flagellatus sequence CACTGACCATCGAGGCTCCTTACTACCCAGGGGTTGTTGCTTCGATGTCAGTCTGCGTCGAGTTTTGTTACAGAATGTTCACGCCAAGTGAACATTTGTTGAATCAGAAATGGTGCACCTTAACCGTACTCCTCTGCGAAAGCTCCCCAACCGCTACCCAGGCCTCCTGGGCAGCGCGCTTCCGATGGTCCAGATCGGAGGAGAACTTAATGGGCGTGTCGGCAAAGCGAACCTCGGCCCGTATCCCACGCAGCCCCAAGAGCCGGAAGATGTGTTGTGGCAATGGAACGTCATCGCGCCAATAGCAGACATCGTCAGATACGGTCGCATCTCCGTTGTCCTCATCCAGGTGGTAGCAGATGTGGCCGGCTGTCACCGATGCTCCCACGGCAAGCACCTGGGCCAGCAAGCCGCTGTGGAACTTCAGCAGGCCGCTGCCGTTCGAAGTTGTCCCTTCAGGAAAGAAGACAACAGGAAGTCCTGCACTAAGGGCAGCATCCACACCAGAGCGAGCCTTGAGGGCCGAGCCTCCGTGGCCGCGAGCCACATACACCGTACCGGCCATCGTCGTCATCCAGCCGAGAACCGGATAGGTAGCAACTTCAGCCTTCGAGACAAAGACGCAGGGGTGCAGTGAGGCAAAGACAACGATGTCCAGATAACTGAGATGGTTGGAGATCAGCGCGCCATGATCAGGAAACTCACCGCTCGCTTCAACCTCAATCCCCATGCCATGGAGCGCTGTAGCGCAAAATCGGTGCAGCCAATCCGCGCGTGCTTCGCGTGTCGACGGACGCTTGACCAGCAATTCAGTCCCGAATCTTACGAAGTACCCCGCCAGCTGAACACTTCTCAACAGCGACCGCAAAACACTCACCCGGAACGCCTCCCGCAACATCTCCTGAACGGCAGTCTATCCTGATATCAGTGGATCAGGATCAATCCAGCCTCACCGAAGTCACCTCGAAGGGCAATAGCACCCTCGGGGGCTTCCTCTACCGTCGCGCTGTTTTGCCGCTGCTCGCCCTCCTGCGTATGGGCGTTTCTCCCGAGACCCTGGCCTGGAGCTTCGCCACGGGAGTTGTGATCGGCATCAATCCCCTGCTCGGAAGCACGACCATCCTTTGTTTGGCCATTGCCATCGTCTTCCGGCTCAATCTGGTCGCCTCGCAGCTGGGCAACCATATCGTTTATCCGCTCGAAATGCTGCTCTTCATTCCATTTCTGCGGGCAGGACGAGTTCTTTTTCGTTCTCCTCCGGTGCCTCTTGCGCCGCACGACATCCTGCAGGCAGCACGCAACCATCCCATCGCACTGGTGAAACAACTCTGGATGTGGGAGTGGCATGCGCTGGTCATCTGGGCGATCGTATCGACGATCACCCTGCCCTTACTGGCTTTGCTGCTTACTCCGCTGCTGCGACGATTGATGAAGACGCAGCAGTCGGACTACTTAGGCCCGTGATACTCCTCGACCGGGTCGCCGCTTCGCACCCAGGCCGTGTAGATCATATCGCGCAGCTCGATCGCTCCTGCCGCCAACCGCTCTTCGACGAAGGCCTTCCCCTCCGGAGTTCCTGCATCTGCAAAGCCACCAGCCTTTTCCAGCTGATAAAGCTTTTCGACCTGCGTCGACGTGTTGCTCAGATAGCTCAGATAGTCGTTCCACTCATCGTTCAGCACCTTGGGCGGAGCTGCAGACACCAGTGGAGCCACGTCGGCAGGCTTGATGTTTGCAGTAACATACAGCGACTCAAACAAGGAGTGGATCTTGTGGTCCGTTGTGTAGCCGTTCGGATTCGGCCCAGTCCACCCGTTGTACTTTGTAGTGGTATGCAGGGGCTGTGAACCGTCAGCAACATAGTGACCAAGCCATCCTGCGTAGAACAGGATCGCTGTCTCAACCGGCTTCGTGTCTTCCCCAGCTGCCAGCAGATTGCGATACTCGTGCATGCTGTTACGCAGACGCTGCCAAACCTCTTCAGTGATGTATGGTTGCAGACCGACAATCTCCGGCTGAAGCTGAAGCTCAGGATGCGCAGCCTGCGCCTTGGCCAGAGCGCGAATGAAGTCGTAGCGCTTCTTGGGTAGCGTGCCACCGAGCACGTCGAGATACTCCATATCGATGAAGTGCTCCGGCGCCTGTTCGTCGCCTAATTCGGGTACGGCTCTGTTACGCCAGCGGTCAGGCTCAGGCCCAAGATACTCGACCGTATCCAACGCATTGCCGTTACGCAGAAATGCAGGCACATCCTTCGGCAGATTCTTCGCTGCCAGACGATTGATCATTCTGTGGCCATCGCCACCCCAGGCAAACGAAGGCTGCACCATCATGGCAGGCAGCAATGCAGAAGCTGCCACAAACCGAACCACTCCCCAGATTTTCGACATGACGGCAGTATAGCCGGAAGCTATTTCGAATCTGCTACAAAGACACTCTCTAAACGACCACTTCTGATCCAGCCACAGCAACGCTGCCGAAGACTCTGCGGTAACGCTCGATCTCCTTCTCAGGCCCAGTTGCCTTGTTTGCGTTGTCGCTCAACTTGACTGCGGGATGCCCATTCACGGTCATCAGTTTGCAAACCAGGCTGATCGGTTCGAAATCATGCTCGCCCCGCGGATGGCATCCACGAAAATCGTTCGTCACCAGAGTCCCCCAGCCTGCGCTAAAACGAATCCTGCCGTGGAAGTACTTGTGCAGCGCAATGATGCCATCGACGTCAAGACCATCGGACGCGATCAATCGCTTGCTGCGGGCATCGCGCCCTCGGCTGATCAGCCACGCAATATACTCGTCCCCCGCAACGAAGGGGTCTTTCGAATCGGCACGCTGTCCGGTCCAGTCCGCCACCCAATCGGGAGCGCCTTCAAGAAACTGCGTTGTGCCGAAGGTATCCGGCAGCATAATCAACAGCTCGCCACCATAGTTCTTCTGCCAAAGCTCCAGCACGCGATATTGCGAGTCGTGGAGTTCTTCATCATTCTTTGAAAGAGCAGCCAGCGCCATCGGGAGCTCGTGGGCATTCGTTCCCATCGCTTCCAGGTCATGCTTGTAAGCAAGATAGGTGTTGGAGGTTCCCGAAAGACTCGCGCCCAGCCCGGCGTGCATCGCCATCACCACATACTCCTGCCACAGGAAGCTGTGACGGCGGCGTGTGCCGAACTCCGAGATGCGTACCTCAGGGATCTCGCGCAGTTTCTCGATCTTGTCCCACAGGCGCGTCTTCGCGCGAGCGTAAAGAATATCCAGCTCAAGCTCGCTCAGGCGACCGAGCGCAGCGCGAGTCTTCATCTCGCTCATCAGCGCCAGGGCATAGACCTCCCACATGGTGACCTCGGTCCACAATCCCGAGAACCGCAGGATCAACTGCCCATCCTCTTCGCTCACCTCATAATCCGAGAGGCGGAAACCGTTCTCTAACCACTCAAGAAAAGCCGGCTCGAAGATCGTTCGCGTGCCATAGAAGGTGTTACCCGCCAGCCAGATCAGCTCGCTCTTACGCAGGCGAAGCTGCCGGACGTGCTCCATCTGCTCGATCAGCGCCGAGGCCGGAATGTGTTCCGCCAGCCTCACGTGCGTTGTCCTGTTCACAGTCTCGGACGTGACATGAACATCCGGAAAATTCTTCCAGATGAACTGCAACATCAACAGCTTGTAGAAGTCCGTATCGAGCAGAGACCGCACGATAGGATCGAGCTTCCAATTATGGTTATGCGCCCGTTCGGCCAGATCGACGTTCATGGCATCCAGTCTCGCCTCTGCCGCGTTTCTGAAGCAAATCGTTAGCAGCCAGAAAAGCCACCCGCCGAGCGCAAAAATTCATAAAACGACGCAGGAATCGCCGAGTTTTGCTTGGTATCCTATAAAGGTTATGTCTACGAAAAAAGAACTTCTCAAACAACCCATAAAGCACATCGACATCACGCAGCACAACGTCGTGGCTCTAGTCGATGCCATGCAGTCGATGGCCTTCAGCTCGCGCGATACCGCCCGCGCCGCCAACATCTACGAGATGATGCTCCGCGACACCGACTGCGGCGTCATCCTCTGCCTCGCCGGTTCGCTGATCTCGGCCGGACTGCAGAAGGTCATCATCGACCTGGTGCGCAACAACATGGTCGATGCCATCGTCTCGACCGGCGCCAACATCGTCGATCAGGACTTCTTCGAAGCTCTCGGCTACTACCACTACATCGCCGGTGACGAGTACAAGTACGGTGAGCGCGACAACGTTCTGCGTGAGCTGATGATCGACCGCATCTACGACACCTTCATCGACGAAGAAGAGCTGCGACTCTGCGACGAGACGACGCACCAGATCACCAACTCGCTGGAGCCTCGCCCCCACAGCTCGCGTGAGTTTATCCGCGAGATGGGCGCCTACCTCGTCAAGAACGGCAAGACCCCGCAGAACGGCGGCAAGGACTCCATCGTACTCGCAGCCTACGAGAAGAACGTGCCGATCTTCTGCCCGGCCTTCTCGGACTGTTCGGCAGGCTTCGGTCTGGTCGCCCACCTTCATGACCGCCAGGGCAAGCCCTCGGTCTCGATCGATTCGGGCAAGGACTTCTATGAGCTGACGCAGCTCAAGATCGCCAACCCGACCACCGGCCTGCTCATGATCGGCGGTGGCGTACCGAAGAACTTCGCACAGGACATCGTCGTAGCCGCTGACATCCTCGGCGTCGAAGCTTCCATGCACAAGTACGCCATCCAGATCACTGTCGCCGATGCCCGCGACGGTGCGCTTTCAGGCTCGACCCTGAAGGAAGCCTCCAGCTGGGGTAAGGTCGACACCACCTACGAGCAGATGGTCTATTCGGAAGCCACAATGGCGCTTCCCCTGATCGCAGGCTATGCCTTCCACAAGAATGCTCAGGCCAGCCGTAAGGGCAAGAAGTGGGCAGCGATCCTGGATCAGGTCGCGGTAACCGCATAAGTAACCTAAGTTACTTTTCCAATGGCCGTTCCCGCGTGAACGGCCATTTCCTTTCCCTGCCCCTGGGCTCCCGGATCGCACGCATCCTATTTACTTGGAAGGCAATCCCCATAGGTGCTATTTTGCCGATGGTAGACAACCTGTCATGCTCACGATAGGCAGCAGCGACGTTAACGCATTCCTATCAGCAAGTTGGGGCATAAACTTGGCGATATCGTTGACGTACCCTGCAGCGCTATTACTTCCTGTCTATACATTAGCAATAGATCATGTGCGGAAAACATTGTATTACTTCCACTTATAGAAACCAAGATTGACTAGCTGATGTCTTTGCTGCCACGTTACCATTGAACGAACATCGTCTTGGGACTTTGAGGTTAGACCGCCGTTATGCACATTCTTCCCATCCTGGCCTTTACCACGCTGTTCGCA is a genomic window containing:
- a CDS encoding 1,9-bis(guanidino)-5-aza-nonane synthase; the protein is MSTKKELLKQPIKHIDITQHNVVALVDAMQSMAFSSRDTARAANIYEMMLRDTDCGVILCLAGSLISAGLQKVIIDLVRNNMVDAIVSTGANIVDQDFFEALGYYHYIAGDEYKYGERDNVLRELMIDRIYDTFIDEEELRLCDETTHQITNSLEPRPHSSREFIREMGAYLVKNGKTPQNGGKDSIVLAAYEKNVPIFCPAFSDCSAGFGLVAHLHDRQGKPSVSIDSGKDFYELTQLKIANPTTGLLMIGGGVPKNFAQDIVVAADILGVEASMHKYAIQITVADARDGALSGSTLKEASSWGKVDTTYEQMVYSEATMALPLIAGYAFHKNAQASRKGKKWAAILDQVAVTA
- a CDS encoding lysophospholipid acyltransferase family protein; its protein translation is MLVKRPSTREARADWLHRFCATALHGMGIEVEASGEFPDHGALISNHLSYLDIVVFASLHPCVFVSKAEVATYPVLGWMTTMAGTVYVARGHGGSALKARSGVDAALSAGLPVVFFPEGTTSNGSGLLKFHSGLLAQVLAVGASVTAGHICYHLDEDNGDATVSDDVCYWRDDVPLPQHIFRLLGLRGIRAEVRFADTPIKFSSDLDHRKRAAQEAWVAVGELSQRSTVKVHHF
- the pncB gene encoding nicotinate phosphoribosyltransferase: MNVDLAERAHNHNWKLDPIVRSLLDTDFYKLLMLQFIWKNFPDVHVTSETVNRTTHVRLAEHIPASALIEQMEHVRQLRLRKSELIWLAGNTFYGTRTIFEPAFLEWLENGFRLSDYEVSEEDGQLILRFSGLWTEVTMWEVYALALMSEMKTRAALGRLSELELDILYARAKTRLWDKIEKLREIPEVRISEFGTRRRHSFLWQEYVVMAMHAGLGASLSGTSNTYLAYKHDLEAMGTNAHELPMALAALSKNDEELHDSQYRVLELWQKNYGGELLIMLPDTFGTTQFLEGAPDWVADWTGQRADSKDPFVAGDEYIAWLISRGRDARSKRLIASDGLDVDGIIALHKYFHGRIRFSAGWGTLVTNDFRGCHPRGEHDFEPISLVCKLMTVNGHPAVKLSDNANKATGPEKEIERYRRVFGSVAVAGSEVVV
- a CDS encoding DUF2062 domain-containing protein, whose protein sequence is MDQDQSSLTEVTSKGNSTLGGFLYRRAVLPLLALLRMGVSPETLAWSFATGVVIGINPLLGSTTILCLAIAIVFRLNLVASQLGNHIVYPLEMLLFIPFLRAGRVLFRSPPVPLAPHDILQAARNHPIALVKQLWMWEWHALVIWAIVSTITLPLLALLLTPLLRRLMKTQQSDYLGP
- a CDS encoding phospholipase C/P1 nuclease family protein; its protein translation is MSKIWGVVRFVAASALLPAMMVQPSFAWGGDGHRMINRLAAKNLPKDVPAFLRNGNALDTVEYLGPEPDRWRNRAVPELGDEQAPEHFIDMEYLDVLGGTLPKKRYDFIRALAKAQAAHPELQLQPEIVGLQPYITEEVWQRLRNSMHEYRNLLAAGEDTKPVETAILFYAGWLGHYVADGSQPLHTTTKYNGWTGPNPNGYTTDHKIHSLFESLYVTANIKPADVAPLVSAAPPKVLNDEWNDYLSYLSNTSTQVEKLYQLEKAGGFADAGTPEGKAFVEERLAAGAIELRDMIYTAWVRSGDPVEEYHGPK